The following is a genomic window from Synechococcus sp. MW101C3.
TCCCGCAGCACGGCTTCGTGCAGGTTGGGGTCGAACGGCTCTCCCTCCACGCGCATCGGCGAGACGCCCAGATTCTTGAACACATCGACCAGCTGTTTGTAGAGCCCCTGGTAGCTGCGATGCACGTCCTGGGCTTCGGGGTTCTGGGGGTCCAGCTGCTGGCGCGCCCGGTCGAAATTGTCGACCACCGGCAGGATCTCCGCGAGCGTGGAGCAGGTGATCTTCAGGCGCAGCTCGTCCTGATCGCGGCTCTGGCGCTTGCGGAAGTTATCGAAGTCGGCGGCGATGCGCATGTATTGGCTGCGCACGCCCTCGTGCTCGGCCTGGAGGCTGCTGAGCGTCGCCTCCAGTTCCTGAATCCGCTGCTCGGGACCACCGGCCTCCGAACCGATGGCATCGGCCTGGGCGGAGGCGTCGGCCGAGGCCGCGGAGGCTTCGAGCTGCGTGATCAATTCATTCGCCTCGCTGGCAAGACCCTCGACATTGGCCTCCGTGGAGGCCGCTTGAGGTGCCTCCGCAGGGGCCTCAGAATCCTGGGAGAAGGAAGAGGCTTCGCCACTCATGCCGGCTGGATCGCAGATCTGACACCAACATGTTGGAGGGTGACGCGTGCCTCCCACAAGCGGCGGAAGCCCGCACCTCGGCATCCGTCACTCACCAGGTGCGCCATGATCGCGGCAAACAAGCAGCCCTTCAGCGGGAATCTGGTCTAGAAAGGGGGCCTTGGGTGCGTGAAATCTCAGCCCCACAT
Proteins encoded in this region:
- the grpE gene encoding nucleotide exchange factor GrpE — its product is MSGEASSFSQDSEAPAEAPQAASTEANVEGLASEANELITQLEASAASADASAQADAIGSEAGGPEQRIQELEATLSSLQAEHEGVRSQYMRIAADFDNFRKRQSRDQDELRLKITCSTLAEILPVVDNFDRARQQLDPQNPEAQDVHRSYQGLYKQLVDVFKNLGVSPMRVEGEPFDPNLHEAVLREPSDEVMEDVVIAELQRGYQLEGRVIRHALVKVSMGPGPAGGPNAANAPHGDTEPMAGADPS